GTTCAGGAGGCCAGGGCTAAGGCTGAAAAAGCCGAGAAAAAAGGCGAGGGTAATGAGGGGATATGCTGCGCCGCGGCCATACAACTGTCTGACGGCAGGATCCTTACCGGCAAGAATTCCCGGCTGATGCACGCCGCCTCAAGCCTTATTTTGAACGCGGTAAAAGTCCTGGCCAAGATCCCGGATGAGATACTGCTTATCTCCCCGCATATCATCAACCAGATCACCAAGCTTAAAGAGGGGATCCTGGACGCGGGGACGACCAGTATGGACCTGGAAGAGACATTGATAGCCCTGGCTATAAGCGCGACCACTAACCATACCGCTGAGCTGGCGATGAAGAAATTGATCGAGCTGCGGGGCTGCGAGGTGCATATGACGCATATCCCCACTCCCGGTGACGACGTCGGGCTTAAGAGGCTCGGGGTCAACCTGACTACCGACGGTAAATTCTCATCACGCAATCTCTTTGTAGCTTAATATGGCGCAAGCCGGCAATAAGGACAAACTTAAATTCGTTATTTTCCTCGCTGCCCTGGCGTTATTATGGTATCTGGGCGGCAAATTCCCTGTAGATAGCAACCCCATCCGGGAAACACTCTCAAAATATCCGGTCATACTAAGCGGGCTGGTTTTTATCCTGGCGTATGTCACGGTCACTTTTTTTATCTGGTTTTCCAAGGATATCTTCCGGCTGATCGCCGCGGTTTTATTCGGGCCGTTATTAAGCGCCGGGCTGGTCCTTTTGGCGGAGACGGTAAACGCGTTCATTTTATTCCATCTGGCCAGGTATATGGGCAGGGGGTATGTCGAGCATAGCCAGCAGAAGGGCCTGAAGTCCTGGGATCGGCGTTTAGCCAACGCCGGCTTACCCTGGTTATTTATTTTTCGGTCTGCTCCGCTTATACCCTTCCGCTTTATGGACCTTGCTATGGGCCTGACCGGGATAAGCTTTCGCAAATACCTTTTGATAGTCCTTTTAGGCTCTTTTTTGAGGATACTCTGGATACAATATGTCCTGGCAGGGGTGGGGCAGGCGGCTCTGGGAGACCCGAAAGCTATCGCGCAATATTTTAACAGCCATAGCGGGATCTTTGTGGCGAGCCTTATCTATCTGGCCCTGGCAATAGCAGTTCTGGTGAAATTAAAACACAAGGAGTGATCTTATGGGTATCAAACTGAAATGCATGGGCGGGACCAGGACAGTGACCGGCTCCAGCCATCTTGTTACCTGCAGTTCCAGCAAGGTGCTCCTGGACGCGGGGCTGTTCCAGGGCCGGCGCGACCAGTTCTATGAGAAGAACTCTAATTTCACCTATAACCCCAGGGAGCTGGACGCGCTTTTATTGTCCCACGCGCACCTTGACCACTGCGGCAATATCCCCAGCCTGATAAAAAGAGGGATGCGCTGCAAGATATATTCGACGCACGCCACCCGCGACCTGTGCAAGCTGATGCTGGAGGATTCCGGGCATATCCAGGAAGAAGATATCCGTTATGTGAATAAAATAAACCGCAGGCTGGGAAAGCCTTTAAGGAAACCGCTGTACACCAAAAAGGAGGCGAGCAAGGCAGCCAAGCGCAGGTTCCAGACATTCTCCTACGGCCATCGTTTTTGCGCGGCCAGGAATGTCTTCGGCACCTTTTACGACGCCGGGCATATCCTGGGTTCGGCTATCGTGACGCTGGATATACAAGAAGGCGAAAAGAACACAAAGATCGGTTACGCGGTGGACCTGGGCAGGAATAATCTGCCTATGCTGAATAACCCGCAGGTGCCTAAAGGCCTGGATTATCTTATCGTGGAGACCACTTACGGCGGCAGGATGCACGCGCCGATCGATGAGGCGCAGGGCAGGCTGCAGGAGGCGATCCTGCGGACGATCGAGCGCAAAGGAAAGATCATTATCCCGGCGTTCACCCTTGCCCGCACCCAGGAGATCCTTTATTTCCTGAGCAATATGATAAAAGAAAAGGCCATACCCGTCATCCCGGTATATGTGGACAGCCCGCTGGCCACCGATATAACCGAGGTCTTTAAATACCATAATAATTATATGAACCCCCAGACCAATCAGGCGATTAATAACGGGGACAGCCCGTTTGAGTTCCTTAACCTGCATTTTGTCCGCGACCAGAAAGAATCAAAGACGCTGAACGCCGATAAAAGGCCGATGGTCATTATCGCCGGGTCAGGGATGTGCGAATCCGGAAGGATTCTGCACCATTTGAAGAACACTATTGAGGATTCCCGCAATACCATTCTGGTGGTGGGGTATATGGCTAAAGACACCCTGGGCCGCAGGATAGTGGAGAGGGAGCGTTTTGTGCATATATACGGCGTAGAACATCAGCTTAACGCCGAGGTGGTGATATTGAACTCTTTGTCGTCACACGCCGACAGGCAGGGGCTCTTTGAGTTTATTTCCGCATGCCAGCCTTTGAAAAGAGTCTTCCTGGTCCACGGTGACGAAGAGCAGACATTCGCTTTGTTCGATTCCCTGAAAGAGAAAGGCATTAATAACGCGTATATGCCTTTGCAGAACGAAGAGATGGAATTGCCTTGACCGGAAGCCAAAATACGTGTAGAATCTAAGTTCGAGTTAAAAACTAAAAACACTAAGTGGAGGTAAACATGGCAGGCGGAAAATCTACACCTAAGAAAGATAAAAAGACCAAGGTTGCACAGGGCGAGTTGGTGAAAACCGGAAAGATCCTGATCAGAGGGGTCGACGGCTATAAAGCGGGTAAGAACGTGAAGGGTTTGGGCACGATCTACGCGCTTTGCCCTGGTAAAGTGAATTTTACCCGCAAGAGGATCGCGCAGGGCAAGGTAAAGACGTTTATCAACGTTATCCCTGAATAATGACCGCTGGTGATGATCTTTCGGGAACCCTGGCGCAAAAGGCGCACAGGTATTCTTCGATAAAATACTGTCTGGCAATATCGCAGACAGTATTTTTTTTATTGCTGCTTGTTCTTTTTATATGGTCCGGGGCATCACGCGCCCTGGCCGCGGATATCGCGAAACTGCGGTTGAGCGGGTATTTGACGTTGCCGGTTTATCTATTCGCGGTTTCCCTGGCTTACTCTATCCTCAGCTTCCCGATAACTTTCTATCAGGGGTTCATTATTGAGCATCAGTTCGGCTTAAGCCGCCAGGGGATCGGGCCCTGGTTCATCGATCAGATCAAGTCCGGGGCAATAGCTTATCTGTTCGCTGTATTGCTTTTGGGCTTGTTTTATTTCATCGTTGGGCGCAATCCCGGCCAATGGTGGTGGATCGTTTCCATCGCCTGGTTTTTCTTTAATGTTATATTGGCACGGCTTGCCCCGGTGCTGATAATACCGCTTTTCTTCAAATGCACTAAATTAGCCGATGAGGGCTTGCGCCAAAGGATAATCAAACTGGCTGCTTCGATGAAGATCTGCCTGCTTGACGTGTTCGAGATCAACTTGAGCAAAAAGACAGTCAAGGCTAATGCCGGGCTTACCGGTTGGGGAAAAAGCCGCAGGGTGATCCTTGCCGATACGCTTAAGGCGGATTATACCGCTGATGAGATCGAGGTTATCCTGGCACATGAATTCAGCCATTATAAGCTCAAGCATATGATAAAGCTTATTTTATTGAACAGCGCGGCTACGCTTTTGGGGTTTTATCTTATATTTAAAACCGGATCGTGGGCATTGTCCGCGTCGGGTCTGGGCTCCTGGCTGGATATCCAGGCTATGCCGCTTATCTTTGTTTACTTCACGGTATTTTCGCTGTTCACCCAGCCGTGCGAGAATTATTTCAGCCGCAGGTTCGAAAGGCAGGCAGATAGTATGGCCCTGCAATATACCGGGATGAATGAGGCGTTCATCAGCGCCATGGACAAGCTGGGCCGCCAGAACCTGGCCGACCGCGACCCGCGCCCTTTGATCAAATTTTTCTTTTTCGACCATCCGCCGATAAGCGAGAGGATCGCGGCTGCCCGGCGTTCGTAGTGGCCCTGGACCGATTTTATCGTTGAATACGGCGGATTTTAGAGTTAGAATTGTATTATGACCAGCCAGCCCGATAACAAAGAAATAAGCTTAGAGGAGTTCCTTAAAAGCCTGCGCATAGCCTTTAATTACATCCTTCTTTATTCCAACGAACACAATTCCTTTGTCAAATCCGTGGGTGAACTGCGCCAGGCCCTGAATACGCTCTTCGCCTTTATGGAGCCGGTGACAATAGGGTTTACCCCTGACGCCCTGGTAATAGACGGCAAGACGTATAACAAACTGGCCCTGCATAAAGAGTTGGCCAAGATGTTCCACGCCCGCAAGGTCAAAAGCATCCAACTGCGAAAAGGCGTTAGTATTGCCGAGCTGCTTTTGCTCCTGGAAAGGTTGTCTATGCCGACCAAAGAGATACTGGAAAAAGGCGGGGTGAGCCGGATGATCAACCCGGCTGTGGCCAAGAATATGACCGTGGAAGACCTGGATTATTCCCGGTTATTGACGCCGGAGGGCGAAGATATCTCCGAGGTCTGGTCCTTTATGTTCACCGACGGCGCAGGCAAAGAAAACCACGATAAGATAAAGGAATTCGCCGACAATTTTGATGCGATCATCGCCAAATTCAAGGCCAGCGACCTTATTGAGAATAACGAATTGAACATTAACCTGGGCAAATTCCTCGCGTATATCCGCACGAAAGACGAGGATAAATTCCGCAAATGCAGTATGACATTGCTGCAGATGCTCTTGAAGACCAAAGGGCTTCTTGTGCCGGAAAACCTGCACAAGATATCCGGGTTCTTTGTCGACCTTGATGAGCGGGATATCGCCGATACTATCGGTGAAGCTATGGCCTCCGAAGAGGGGGCCGATCCGCAGGCGTTCGCTTTTTTCTCCAGCCTTTTCGGCAAGGAAAAAGGGGACAGGGTGGCTTTGTCCTTTTCCGATAACGTAAAAAGCGGCAGGGCGGCGGGGCTTAATGCCAAGGTCAGCAAAAAGGTCAAAGAGCTTTTTATCTTCGGGGAGAATTCCCTTGTCCCGGAAGTTTATCGCCACGCCATAGCGTCACTTGTCGAGGGGGATGTCTCAGCGCACAAGGATTTTTCTTTCGACCGCCGGCTTATCCAGGAGAATTACCGGTTCATACTATTGAACCTTCTGGCGGATGAGGATGACGGGTATAAGGCCGGGTTTATCCTGGAAAAGCTGTTCAGCCAGTGGGATAAGATAATTTCCGAGCGCAGCCCCGGGTATCTAAAGTCCATCGCCGAATTCCTGGAACGCAAGAAGGGCGCAGACGGGCAGGTCCCGGCGGCAATAGCGCAGTTGGCAAAACGGTTCACGGATTTCCTGGAGGATATGGCCTGGGAGGAGAATATCACTCCGGGCCTTCAGCCTTTCCTTGACCGGCTTTCCCGCAGTTCGGCGGGCGAGGAATTTTATCTTCGCCGGATCTTCGGCGAGAATAAAGTAAACCCGCGCGTATTAAAGCTTTTTTTCAAATTTTTTCCCGGCGCCGCCGAGGAGTTCAAGCTGCGGTTGGAGAATAAGTCCGGGGATATAGAATTCCTGGCCAGGATAATAGAAGCCTTTAAAGAGCTTGATTCCCCGATCAGCCTGGTTTGCCTGCGCCATATTTTTTCTTTCGGCAACGACCAGGTAAAGATAGAGGTGTTGAAAGCTATGGCCGCAATAACAGATTATGACGAAGCTCTCCTGATAGGGACGCTTAAACAGGGGCCCGGCCTGCTCAAGAAGGAGGCTATGGCGGTTTTGCTCAGAACAGAGGAGTTGAAGGAAAAAGGGGCCGGACTGCTTTTTGCGGCGTCCAATCCCTGGGGCAGGGAGAACAACGCTTTGCTTGAGAGCATGGATATAGCGGATGAGCTGGATTTGCGGCCAGCCGCCAAATACCTGGCGGTATGGGGCAAGAAGCCGTTTTTCTGGCACGCTCCGGTGCGCAACAGGGCAAGGCAGATACTGGAGAAGTGGAAATGTTAGGCAAGATCGAGAATGCCTTCCGGGGATTGATCAACGCGCTGCAGATCGCCAAGCTTTACGGTGCGGAGCATCAGAAAGTCGGGAAGTTCCTGGAAACGGCGAATGAAAAACTGCAGGAGGTCCTGGCCGAGAGGCCTGAGCTGGTGATCGGGATCGTCGGGGATGAGCTGGCGTTCGAGAAAGAGATACTTTTCGACCTGAGCCGGAGCATCCAACCGATGATCGCATATCTTAAGAGCCGCGGCGTGGAGAAGATCGCTTTTCACCGGGGCTTGACCAGCGATGATCTGGCTAAATTTGTTTCTTTCCTGATGCTTCCCAAGGACGAGTATAAGAAAGAGCCCCAGGAATATCTTGATGCCGCAGGCGTG
The DNA window shown above is from Candidatus Omnitrophota bacterium and carries:
- a CDS encoding VTT domain-containing protein, whose translation is MAQAGNKDKLKFVIFLAALALLWYLGGKFPVDSNPIRETLSKYPVILSGLVFILAYVTVTFFIWFSKDIFRLIAAVLFGPLLSAGLVLLAETVNAFILFHLARYMGRGYVEHSQQKGLKSWDRRLANAGLPWLFIFRSAPLIPFRFMDLAMGLTGISFRKYLLIVLLGSFLRILWIQYVLAGVGQAALGDPKAIAQYFNSHSGIFVASLIYLALAIAVLVKLKHKE
- a CDS encoding MBL fold metallo-hydrolase, with the protein product MGIKLKCMGGTRTVTGSSHLVTCSSSKVLLDAGLFQGRRDQFYEKNSNFTYNPRELDALLLSHAHLDHCGNIPSLIKRGMRCKIYSTHATRDLCKLMLEDSGHIQEEDIRYVNKINRRLGKPLRKPLYTKKEASKAAKRRFQTFSYGHRFCAARNVFGTFYDAGHILGSAIVTLDIQEGEKNTKIGYAVDLGRNNLPMLNNPQVPKGLDYLIVETTYGGRMHAPIDEAQGRLQEAILRTIERKGKIIIPAFTLARTQEILYFLSNMIKEKAIPVIPVYVDSPLATDITEVFKYHNNYMNPQTNQAINNGDSPFEFLNLHFVRDQKESKTLNADKRPMVIIAGSGMCESGRILHHLKNTIEDSRNTILVVGYMAKDTLGRRIVERERFVHIYGVEHQLNAEVVILNSLSSHADRQGLFEFISACQPLKRVFLVHGDEEQTFALFDSLKEKGINNAYMPLQNEEMELP
- a CDS encoding 50S ribosomal protein L27; the encoded protein is MAGGKSTPKKDKKTKVAQGELVKTGKILIRGVDGYKAGKNVKGLGTIYALCPGKVNFTRKRIAQGKVKTFINVIPE
- a CDS encoding M48 family metallopeptidase, with the protein product MTAGDDLSGTLAQKAHRYSSIKYCLAISQTVFFLLLLVLFIWSGASRALAADIAKLRLSGYLTLPVYLFAVSLAYSILSFPITFYQGFIIEHQFGLSRQGIGPWFIDQIKSGAIAYLFAVLLLGLFYFIVGRNPGQWWWIVSIAWFFFNVILARLAPVLIIPLFFKCTKLADEGLRQRIIKLAASMKICLLDVFEINLSKKTVKANAGLTGWGKSRRVILADTLKADYTADEIEVILAHEFSHYKLKHMIKLILLNSAATLLGFYLIFKTGSWALSASGLGSWLDIQAMPLIFVYFTVFSLFTQPCENYFSRRFERQADSMALQYTGMNEAFISAMDKLGRQNLADRDPRPLIKFFFFDHPPISERIAAARRS